One Pseudomonas fluorescens genomic region harbors:
- a CDS encoding carboxymuconolactone decarboxylase family protein, translated as MSESKQSGVEIRRQVMGDAFVDRALGNATEFTQPLQDFVNEHAWGGVWNRDGLPLKTRSLITLAALTALKCPQELKGHVRGALNNGCTVDEIREALLHCAVYAGVPAAIDAFRAAQEVIDTYQKS; from the coding sequence ATGAGCGAGTCGAAGCAATCCGGGGTTGAAATCCGTCGTCAGGTCATGGGCGATGCCTTCGTTGATCGCGCATTGGGCAATGCCACCGAGTTCACTCAGCCGTTGCAGGATTTCGTCAACGAGCACGCCTGGGGCGGTGTGTGGAACCGTGATGGTCTGCCACTGAAAACCCGCAGCCTGATTACTCTGGCAGCGCTGACTGCGTTGAAGTGTCCGCAGGAATTGAAAGGCCACGTGCGCGGTGCGCTGAACAACGGCTGTACGGTAGACGAAATTCGCGAAGCGTTGCTGCATTGCGCGGTGTACGCCGGCGTGCCCGCGGCGATCGATGCGTTTCGCGCGGCGCAGGAAGTGATCGATACCTACCAGAAAAGCTAA
- a CDS encoding calcium/sodium antiporter — protein MIELLAGLGLLILGAELMVRAAVGLAERLHVRPLIIGLTIVAVGSSAPQMTVSVQAALAHNPDIAVSSVVGSSIFNILVTLGLSALIIPLRVSRQLVRLDIPLMIGASLLVFVLAWNEEIGRFDGILLLGALALYLGLLLRQSRHSTRPHSPQAQTAQVSWVRSLLMIVGGLAMLVFAGHLLLGAAVVVATDLGFSERVIGLTVVAVGTSLPELATSLIAALRGQRDIAVGNVIGANLFNLLGVLGLTALIAPTPLSVSPNALDFDLPVMLGVAALCLPVFYSGYRVTRAEGLLLLGLYLVYGLHVVSFTTGMPLAGKLERLMLFYVLPTLLTFLLFTSIRAWRRQHHKSDMP, from the coding sequence ATCATCGAGCTGCTCGCCGGCCTCGGCCTGCTGATTCTCGGCGCCGAGCTGATGGTGCGCGCCGCTGTGGGTTTGGCCGAACGTCTGCACGTGCGCCCGCTGATAATCGGCCTGACGATTGTCGCCGTTGGCAGCAGTGCGCCGCAGATGACGGTCAGTGTGCAGGCGGCGCTGGCGCACAACCCCGACATTGCCGTCAGCAGCGTGGTCGGCAGCAGCATTTTCAACATCCTTGTCACTCTCGGCCTGTCAGCCTTGATCATCCCGTTGCGCGTGTCACGGCAACTGGTGCGACTGGATATCCCGCTGATGATCGGCGCCAGCCTGCTGGTGTTCGTCCTGGCCTGGAACGAAGAGATCGGTCGTTTCGACGGTATTCTCTTGCTCGGTGCCCTGGCGCTCTACCTCGGTTTGCTGCTGCGTCAGTCACGGCACTCGACGCGTCCGCATTCGCCGCAGGCGCAAACCGCGCAAGTCTCCTGGGTTCGCAGTTTGCTGATGATCGTCGGCGGTCTGGCGATGTTGGTGTTTGCCGGGCATTTGCTGCTCGGCGCGGCCGTGGTGGTGGCGACGGACCTGGGCTTTTCCGAACGCGTGATCGGCCTCACCGTGGTGGCTGTGGGCACGTCGCTGCCGGAACTGGCGACCTCGTTGATCGCCGCGCTACGCGGCCAGCGCGACATCGCCGTGGGCAACGTGATCGGCGCCAATCTGTTCAATCTGCTCGGCGTGCTGGGTCTTACCGCGCTGATCGCGCCGACGCCGCTGTCGGTCTCGCCCAACGCCTTGGATTTCGATTTGCCGGTGATGCTCGGCGTCGCCGCGCTGTGTCTGCCGGTGTTTTATTCCGGCTACCGCGTGACCCGCGCTGAAGGCCTGTTGCTGCTCGGTTTGTATCTGGTCTACGGGCTGCACGTGGTGTCGTTCACCACCGGCATGCCGCTGGCCGGCAAACTGGAGCGGTTGATGCTGTTTTATGTCCTGCCGACGCTGCTGACGTTCTTGCTGTTCACGTCAATCCGCGCCTGGCGCCGCCAACACCACAAGAGTGATATGCCATGA
- a CDS encoding septal ring lytic transglycosylase RlpA family protein, translated as MKRLFLSCALLSLLAGCASNDVIDPHGYDQTGVASYYGAKHHGKRTASGEAFNQHSLTAAHRQLPFGTRVKVTNLKNDESVVVRINDRGPHTRGRLIDLSREAADDIGMLRSGTARVRVQALD; from the coding sequence ATGAAGCGTCTGTTCCTCAGCTGCGCCCTGCTCTCTCTGCTGGCCGGTTGCGCCAGCAACGACGTCATCGACCCGCACGGTTACGACCAGACCGGCGTCGCCTCCTATTACGGAGCCAAACACCATGGTAAGCGCACCGCCAGCGGCGAAGCGTTCAACCAGCATTCCTTGACCGCTGCCCACCGCCAGTTGCCGTTCGGCACACGGGTGAAGGTCACCAATCTGAAAAACGATGAATCCGTTGTGGTCCGTATCAACGACCGTGGCCCGCACACCCGTGGTCGGCTGATTGATTTGTCGCGCGAAGCCGCCGACGATATCGGTATGTTGCGCAGCGGCACCGCACGGGTGCGCGTGCAGGCCCTCGACTGA
- the gatB gene encoding Asp-tRNA(Asn)/Glu-tRNA(Gln) amidotransferase subunit GatB gives MQWEVVIGLEIHTQLTTRSKIFSGSSTTFGSEPNTQASLIDLGMPGVLPVLNQEAVRMAVMFGLAIDAEIGQHNVFARKNYFYPDLPKGYQISQMELPIVGKGHLDIALEDGTVKRVGITRAHLEEDAGKSLHEEFNGATGIDLNRAGTPLLEIVSEPDMRSAKEAVAYVKAIHALVRYLGICDGNMAEGSLRCDCNVSIRPKGQVEFGTRCEIKNVNSFRFIEKAINSEIQRQIELIEDGGKVIQQTRLYDPNKDETRPMRSKEEANDYRYFPDPDLLPVVIEESFLGEVRATLPELPPQKRERFQSQFGLSAYDANVLATSREQADYFEKVAAIGGDAKLAANWVMVELGSLLNKQGLDIDESPVSAEQLGGMLQRIKDNTISGKIAKVVFEAMANGEGSADEIIEKRGLKQVTDSGAISAVLDEMLAANAEQVEQYRAADEAKRGKMFGFFVGQAMKASKGKANPQQVNELLKSKLEG, from the coding sequence ATGCAATGGGAAGTCGTGATCGGGCTGGAGATTCATACTCAGCTCACCACCCGATCGAAAATCTTTTCCGGTAGTTCCACCACCTTCGGTTCCGAGCCGAACACCCAGGCCAGCCTGATCGACCTGGGCATGCCCGGCGTGCTGCCGGTGCTGAACCAGGAAGCGGTGCGCATGGCGGTGATGTTCGGTCTGGCGATTGACGCCGAGATCGGTCAGCACAACGTGTTCGCCCGTAAAAACTATTTCTACCCGGATCTGCCCAAGGGCTATCAGATCAGCCAGATGGAGTTGCCGATCGTCGGCAAGGGCCACCTGGACATCGCCCTGGAAGACGGCACGGTGAAACGCGTCGGCATCACCCGCGCGCACCTGGAAGAAGACGCCGGCAAGAGCCTGCACGAAGAATTCAACGGTGCCACCGGCATCGATCTGAACCGTGCCGGCACGCCGCTGCTGGAAATCGTTTCCGAGCCGGACATGCGCAGCGCCAAGGAAGCCGTAGCTTACGTCAAGGCGATCCACGCGCTGGTGCGCTACCTCGGCATCTGCGACGGCAACATGGCCGAAGGCTCGTTGCGTTGCGACTGCAACGTGTCGATCCGTCCGAAAGGCCAGGTTGAATTCGGCACCCGCTGCGAGATCAAAAACGTCAACTCGTTCCGCTTCATCGAGAAGGCGATCAACTCCGAGATCCAGCGCCAGATCGAGCTGATCGAAGACGGCGGCAAAGTGATCCAGCAGACCCGCCTGTACGATCCGAACAAGGACGAGACCCGTCCGATGCGCTCGAAAGAGGAAGCCAACGATTACCGTTACTTCCCCGATCCGGACCTGCTGCCAGTGGTTATCGAAGAGTCGTTCCTCGGCGAGGTGCGCGCCACCTTGCCGGAACTGCCGCCGCAAAAGCGCGAGCGTTTCCAGAGCCAGTTCGGTCTGTCGGCCTACGATGCCAACGTGCTGGCGACCAGTCGAGAGCAGGCGGATTACTTCGAGAAAGTCGCGGCCATCGGTGGCGACGCCAAACTGGCGGCAAACTGGGTGATGGTCGAGTTGGGCAGCTTGCTCAACAAGCAAGGCCTGGACATCGACGAATCGCCAGTGTCCGCCGAGCAATTGGGCGGCATGCTGCAGCGCATCAAGGACAACACCATCTCCGGCAAAATTGCCAAGGTGGTATTTGAAGCGATGGCCAACGGCGAAGGCAGTGCTGACGAGATCATCGAAAAGCGCGGTCTGAAGCAGGTTACCGACAGCGGTGCGATCTCGGCCGTGCTCGATGAAATGCTCGCGGCCAACGCTGAGCAGGTCGAACAGTACCGTGCGGCAGACGAAGCCAAGCGCGGCAAGATGTTCGGCTTCTTCGTCGGTCAGGCGATGAAAGCGTCGAAAGGCAAAGCCAACCCGCAGCAGGTGAACGAACTGCTGAAAAGCAAGCTCGAAGGCTGA
- the gatA gene encoding Asp-tRNA(Asn)/Glu-tRNA(Gln) amidotransferase subunit GatA produces the protein MHQMTLAEIARGLADKKFSSEELTKVLLARITQLDPQLNSFISLTEELALEQAKAADARRANGESGALLGAPIAHKDLFCTQGIRTSCGSKMLDNFKAPYDATVVAKLAAAGAVTLGKTNMDEFAMGSANESSWYGAVKNPWNLEHVPGGSSGGSAAAVAARLLPAATATDTGGSIRQPAAFTNLTGLKPTYGRVSRWGMIAYASSLDQGGPLARTAEDCAILLQGMAGFDQNDSTSIDEPVPDYSASLGDSLQGLRIGVPKEYFSAGLDPRIAELIQNSIQQLQKLGAVIKEISLPNMQHAIPAYYVIAPAEASSNLSRFDGVRFGHRCEQPKDLIDLYKRSRGEGFGPEVQRRIMVGAYALSAGYYDAYYLKAQKIRRLVKNDFMAAFNEVDIILGPTTPNPAWKLGAKNSDPVAAYLEDVYTITANLAGLPGLSMPAGFVNGLPVGVQLLAPYFQEGRLLNVAHQYQLNTDWHTRTPTGF, from the coding sequence ATGCATCAAATGACTCTGGCCGAGATCGCCCGCGGTCTCGCCGATAAAAAGTTTTCCTCCGAAGAGCTGACCAAAGTCCTGCTGGCGCGTATTACCCAGCTTGATCCGCAGCTCAACAGTTTCATCAGCCTCACCGAAGAGCTGGCCCTCGAGCAGGCGAAAGCCGCCGATGCGCGCCGCGCCAACGGTGAGAGCGGCGCCCTGCTTGGCGCGCCGATCGCTCACAAGGACTTGTTCTGCACCCAGGGCATTCGCACCAGCTGCGGCTCGAAGATGCTCGACAACTTCAAGGCTCCGTACGACGCGACCGTGGTCGCGAAACTGGCTGCCGCCGGCGCCGTGACTCTGGGCAAAACCAACATGGACGAATTCGCCATGGGTTCGGCCAACGAGTCGAGCTGGTATGGCGCGGTGAAAAACCCGTGGAACCTGGAACATGTACCGGGCGGCTCGTCCGGTGGTTCGGCAGCCGCCGTCGCCGCTCGCCTGCTGCCTGCGGCGACCGCCACCGACACCGGTGGCTCGATCCGTCAGCCAGCGGCGTTCACCAATCTCACTGGTCTGAAACCGACGTACGGTCGCGTTTCGCGCTGGGGCATGATCGCTTACGCCTCCAGCCTCGATCAGGGCGGGCCGCTGGCGCGCACGGCCGAAGACTGCGCAATTTTGTTGCAAGGTATGGCCGGCTTCGATCAGAACGACTCCACCAGCATCGATGAGCCCGTGCCGGATTACTCCGCCAGTCTCGGCGACTCGCTGCAAGGCCTGCGCATCGGCGTGCCGAAGGAATACTTCAGCGCCGGTCTCGACCCGCGCATCGCCGAGCTGATCCAGAACAGCATCCAGCAGTTGCAGAAGCTCGGTGCGGTGATCAAGGAAATCAGCCTGCCGAACATGCAGCACGCGATTCCGGCGTATTACGTGATCGCCCCGGCAGAAGCCTCTTCGAACCTGTCGCGTTTCGATGGCGTGCGTTTCGGCCACCGTTGCGAGCAACCGAAAGACCTGATCGATCTGTACAAACGCTCCCGTGGCGAAGGCTTCGGCCCTGAAGTGCAGCGCCGGATCATGGTCGGTGCATACGCGCTCTCCGCCGGTTACTACGACGCCTACTACCTGAAAGCGCAGAAGATCCGTCGTCTGGTGAAAAACGATTTCATGGCGGCTTTCAACGAAGTCGACATCATTCTCGGCCCAACCACGCCGAACCCGGCGTGGAAACTCGGCGCGAAGAACAGCGACCCGGTTGCTGCCTATCTGGAAGACGTCTACACCATCACCGCCAACCTCGCAGGCCTGCCAGGTCTGTCGATGCCGGCCGGTTTTGTCAACGGTCTGCCGGTGGGCGTGCAGTTGCTCGCGCCGTATTTCCAGGAAGGCCGTTTGCTTAATGTTGCGCACCAGTATCAGTTGAACACTGACTGGCACACCCGCACCCCAACCGGCTTCTGA
- the gatC gene encoding Asp-tRNA(Asn)/Glu-tRNA(Gln) amidotransferase subunit GatC has protein sequence MALERSDVEKIAHLACLGLDDADLPHITSALNSILGLVDEMQAVDTDGIEPLAHPLEASQRLRADVVTETNNREAYQSIAPAVENGLYLVPKVID, from the coding sequence ATGGCGCTAGAACGCTCCGACGTGGAAAAAATCGCGCATCTGGCCTGCCTTGGCCTCGATGATGCCGATCTTCCACATATCACTTCCGCCCTCAACAGCATTCTCGGGCTGGTCGACGAAATGCAGGCGGTCGATACCGACGGTATCGAACCTCTGGCGCACCCGCTGGAAGCCAGTCAGCGCCTGCGCGCCGATGTCGTGACCGAGACGAATAACCGCGAGGCCTACCAGTCCATCGCACCAGCGGTCGAAAACGGCCTGTATCTGGTTCCGAAAGTCATCGACTAA
- the mreB gene encoding rod shape-determining protein MreB: MFKKLRGMFSSDLSIDLGTANTLIYVRERGIVLNEPSVVAIRTHGNQKSVVAVGTEAKRMLGRTPGNIAAIRPMKDGVIADFSVCEKMLQYFINKVHENSFLQPSPRVLICVPCKSTQVERRAIRESALGAGAREVFLIEEPMAAAIGAGLPVEEARGSMVVDIGGGTTEIALISLNGVVYAESVRVGGDRFDEAIITYVRRNYGSLIGESTAERIKQEIGTAYPGGEVREVDVRGRNLAEGVPRAFTLNSNEVLEALQESLATIVQAVKSALEQSPPELASDIAERGLVLTGGGALLRDLDKLLAQETGLPVIVAEDPLTCVARGGGRALEMMDKHTMDLLSSE, from the coding sequence ATGTTCAAGAAACTGCGTGGCATGTTTTCCAGCGATCTTTCCATTGACCTGGGCACTGCCAACACCCTTATTTACGTGCGCGAGCGCGGTATCGTCCTGAATGAGCCATCGGTTGTGGCCATTCGGACACACGGTAACCAGAAAAGTGTCGTCGCTGTCGGCACCGAGGCCAAGCGCATGCTCGGCCGTACGCCGGGCAACATTGCTGCCATTCGTCCGATGAAGGACGGCGTGATCGCCGACTTCAGCGTCTGCGAAAAGATGCTGCAATACTTTATTAACAAGGTTCACGAAAACAGCTTTCTGCAGCCCAGCCCTCGTGTGCTGATCTGCGTTCCATGCAAGTCCACCCAGGTTGAGCGTCGTGCCATCCGTGAATCGGCCCTCGGTGCCGGTGCCCGTGAAGTGTTCCTGATCGAAGAGCCGATGGCGGCTGCGATCGGTGCCGGTCTGCCGGTTGAAGAAGCGCGCGGTTCGATGGTCGTGGACATCGGTGGTGGTACCACTGAAATCGCCCTGATCTCCCTGAACGGCGTGGTTTACGCCGAATCCGTACGGGTCGGCGGCGACCGTTTCGACGAAGCGATCATCACCTATGTGCGCCGTAACTACGGCAGCCTGATCGGTGAATCCACCGCCGAGCGCATCAAGCAGGAAATCGGTACGGCCTACCCGGGCGGCGAAGTTCGCGAAGTCGACGTTCGCGGTCGTAACCTGGCCGAAGGCGTTCCACGCGCATTCACCCTGAACTCCAACGAAGTGCTGGAAGCTCTGCAAGAGTCGCTGGCAACCATCGTTCAGGCGGTGAAAAGCGCTCTGGAGCAATCGCCCCCGGAACTGGCTTCCGATATCGCCGAGCGCGGCCTGGTGCTGACAGGTGGTGGCGCGCTGCTGCGTGACCTCGACAAGTTGCTGGCTCAGGAAACCGGTCTGCCGGTGATCGTCGCCGAAGATCCGCTGACCTGTGTGGCTCGCGGCGGTGGCCGTGCATTGGAAATGATGGATAAGCACACCATGGATCTGCTCTCGAGCGAATAA
- the mreC gene encoding rod shape-determining protein MreC, translating to MRLLVLAVLSVALMVVDARFELLKPARKQASLVLMDAYWITDLPGRLWEGIASQFGSRTELVAENEKLKTENLLLQGRMQKLAALTEQNVRLRELLNSSALVNEKVEVAELIGMDPNPFTHRIIINKGERDGVVLGQPVLDARGLMGQVVELMPYTSRVLLLTDTTHSIPVQVNRNGLRAIASGTGNPERLELRHVADTADIKEGDLLVSSGLGQRFPAGYPVATVKEVIHDSGQPFAIVRAVPTAALNRSRYLLLVFSDNRTAEERANDAAQAQEQLDAHGGGPMLPASVPKPLIMPATPATTAATPTAEAAAPAATPAATPAKPAASKPPTTAPAAAKPPAASKPPVKPPATTGGRE from the coding sequence GTGCGCCTGTTGGTGCTGGCCGTGCTGTCGGTCGCGCTGATGGTGGTCGATGCCCGTTTCGAGCTGCTCAAGCCCGCGCGCAAACAAGCATCGCTGGTGCTGATGGACGCCTACTGGATCACCGATCTGCCCGGCCGCTTGTGGGAAGGGATCGCCAGTCAGTTCGGCAGCCGTACCGAGCTTGTCGCCGAAAACGAAAAACTCAAGACCGAGAACCTGCTGCTGCAGGGGCGCATGCAAAAGCTTGCCGCCCTCACCGAGCAGAACGTTCGGCTGCGCGAGTTGCTCAATTCCTCCGCACTGGTCAACGAAAAGGTCGAAGTGGCCGAGTTGATCGGCATGGACCCGAACCCGTTCACTCATCGCATCATCATCAATAAAGGTGAGCGTGATGGCGTGGTGCTTGGTCAGCCGGTGCTCGACGCGCGCGGCTTGATGGGCCAAGTGGTGGAGTTGATGCCGTATACGTCGCGGGTATTGCTGTTGACCGACACCACTCACAGCATTCCTGTGCAGGTCAATCGTAACGGCTTGCGCGCGATTGCCAGCGGCACCGGTAACCCGGAGCGCCTGGAATTACGCCATGTTGCCGACACGGCGGACATCAAAGAGGGCGATCTGCTGGTCAGCTCCGGCCTCGGCCAGCGCTTCCCCGCGGGTTATCCGGTGGCAACGGTGAAGGAAGTGATCCACGATTCCGGTCAGCCGTTTGCCATCGTCCGCGCGGTGCCGACCGCAGCTTTGAATCGCAGCCGTTACTTGCTGCTGGTGTTCAGCGACAATCGCACCGCCGAAGAGCGTGCCAATGACGCGGCGCAGGCGCAGGAACAGCTCGATGCCCACGGCGGCGGTCCGATGTTGCCGGCCAGCGTGCCGAAGCCTTTGATCATGCCTGCCACACCGGCGACGACTGCTGCTACGCCGACCGCGGAAGCGGCAGCGCCCGCAGCCACACCTGCCGCTACACCGGCGAAACCCGCCGCGAGCAAACCGCCCACCACCGCACCGGCCGCTGCCAAGCCGCCGGCCGCGAGCAAACCACCGGTGAAACCGCCGGCAACCACGGGGGGACGCGAATAA
- the mreD gene encoding rod shape-determining protein MreD — MVGAKASGNGWMIWLTFVVGILLSVSPLPIFMEILRPLWLALLVTFWALYMPHTVGMVTAFCLGLAEDVLQGDLLGQNALILTLITFLVLSLQQRLRMFPMWQQCLVILVIFGLAQLAQLWLSALTGNRQPTLALVLPALVSALLWPWVSFALRGMCRRYRIY; from the coding sequence ATGGTCGGTGCCAAAGCTTCCGGAAACGGCTGGATGATCTGGCTGACGTTCGTCGTCGGTATCCTGCTCAGTGTTTCGCCGTTACCGATTTTCATGGAAATCCTTCGTCCGCTGTGGCTCGCCTTGCTCGTGACCTTCTGGGCGCTGTATATGCCGCATACGGTCGGCATGGTCACGGCGTTCTGCCTGGGGCTGGCCGAAGATGTGCTGCAGGGCGATCTGCTTGGCCAGAACGCGCTGATCCTGACCTTGATCACCTTCCTTGTTCTGTCGTTGCAGCAGCGGCTGCGCATGTTTCCCATGTGGCAGCAGTGTCTGGTCATCCTGGTCATCTTCGGCCTCGCGCAACTGGCGCAGCTGTGGCTGAGCGCTTTGACCGGTAATCGCCAGCCAACCCTTGCGCTGGTCCTGCCGGCGTTGGTCAGTGCCTTGCTCTGGCCGTGGGTCAGCTTCGCCCTTCGCGGAATGTGCCGACGCTACAGAATCTACTGA